In one Solanum lycopersicum chromosome 11, SLM_r2.1 genomic region, the following are encoded:
- the LOC101266088 gene encoding thioredoxin domain-containing protein 9 homolog — translation MENAVQEIVAKQVLTVAKAVEDKLDEEIHALDRLDLDDLEVLRERRLQQMKKMAEKRNRWLSLGHGEYSEIQAEKDFFSVVKASDRVVCHFYRENWPCKVMDKHLSILAKQHIETRFVKINAEKAPYLAEKLRIVVLPTLALIKNAKVDNYLVGFDELGGTDEFSTEELEERLAKADVIIFEGESSKFLSKSKAQAKKSVRQSSNPDSSDSE, via the exons ATGGAGAATGCGGTTCAAGAG ATAGTGGCGAAGCAAGTGTTGACGGTGGCAAAAGCGGTGGAGGACAAGCTTGATGAAGAGATTCATGCTTTAGATCGATTAGATCTCGATGATTTGGAGGTGTTGAGAGAACGTAGATTGCAACAGATGAAGAAAATGGCTGAAAAACGTAATCGTTGGTTATCTCTTGGACATGGAGAATACTCTGAGATCCAAGCTGAAAAGGATTTTTTCTCTGTTGTTAAGGCTAGTGATCGCGTGGTTTGCCATTTCTACCGCGAAAATTGGCCTTGcaag GTTATGGATAAGCATTTGAGCATACTAGCAAAACAGCATATAGAAACACGTTTTGTGAAAATTAACGCAGAGAAAGCGCCATACCTGGCTGAAAAGCTCAGAATTGTTGTTCTTCCAACCCTTGCACTCATCAAAAATGCTAAAGTTGATAACTACCTG GTTGGATTTGATGAGCTTGGGGGTACCGATGAGTTCAGCACGGAGGAACTTGAAGAGAGGTTAGCTAAAGCTGATGTTATCATCTTTGAAGGTGAATCatcaaaatttttatcaaaatccAAAGCTCAGGCGAAGAAGAGTGTGAGGCAGAGTTCAAATCCCGACTCGTCGGACTCGGAGTAA
- the LOC101265501 gene encoding uncharacterized protein, protein MIQENIVILLSLLLIVPISWAINNPLIELSSREELAKIAGYGEEKLSTVFLHGTLLCGHTPHPVPGASVAVYCGTSGPGRVRKSSWAKNVTNESGDFIIDVPSHLHANIHDPNLCHIQILHLPKDYSLCHHHSTKRKTFTLTSSNIGVRVYTTPTIYLTPKASSRV, encoded by the exons atgATCCAAGAAAATATTGTGATATTATTATCCTTATTATTAATTGTGCCAATAAGTTGGGCAATTAATAATCCATTAATAGAACTTTCAAGTAGAGAAGAATTGGCTAAGATAGCTGGTTATGGTGAAGAAAAACTCTCTACTGTTTTCCTACATGGTACTCTTCTTTGTGGTCACACACCACATCCAGTTCCAG GTGCATCTGTGGCGGTGTATTGTGGAACTAGTGGGCCGGGTCGGGTAAGGAAATCATCATGGGCCAAAAATGTAACAAATGAAAGTGGAGATTTTATAATAGATGTCCCTTCTCATCTCCATGCTAATATTCATGATCCAAATCTATGTCACATTCAAATTCTTCACCTCCCAAAGGACTACTCACTTTGTCATCATCATTCTACAAAAAGGAAAACATTCACACTGACATCGTCCAATATTGGCGTTCGCGTTTACACAACTCCAACAATTTACCTGACCCCTAAAGCTAGCTCCCGAGTATAA
- the LOC101055582 gene encoding Tau2 produces MGNVNGREEIDQSSVGIQETMDARDGEFMGQSPPSSPRASHSPLMFRPQMPVVPLQRPEELHISNPSWMQNTSGYEDLNEEKGVPTLISWTYEGKDIAVEGSWDNWKSRNILQRSGKDFTILKVLPSGVYQYRFIVDGQWRCSPDLPCVQDEAGNTYNILDVKDYVPEDIESISGFEPPLSPDSSYSNLELGAEDYAKEPPLVPPHLQMTLLNVPSSPMEILPPPLSRPQHVVLNHLYMQKGKSNPSLVALSSTNRFLFKYVTVVLYKSIQR; encoded by the exons aTGGGGAATGTTAATGGAAGAGAAGAAATTGATCAATCTAGTGTTGGGATACAAGAAACTATGGATGCTAGAGATGGTGAATTTATGGGTCAATCTCCACCTTCAAGTCCTAGGGCTTCTCATTCTCCATTGATGTTTAGACCTCAG ATGCCAGTAGTCCCTTTACAAAGACCCGAGGAGTTGCACATCTCAAACCCTTCGTGGATGCAAAACACCTCAGGGTACGAAGACTTGAATGAGGAGAAAGGAGTTCCCACACTGATATCATGGACCTATGAAGGCAAAGACATTGCCGTTGAGGGATCATGGGATAATTGGAAATCAAG GAACATTTTGCAAAGATCTGGGAAAGATTTCACCATTTTGAAGGTGCTTCCTTCCGGAGTTTACCAGTATAGGTTTATAGTTGATGGACAATGGAGGTGTTCCCCTGACTTGCCATGCGTTCAGGATGAAGCGGGGAATACTTACAATATTTTGGATGTGAAG GATTATGTACCTGAAGATATCGAAAGCATTTCTGGTTTTGAACCTCCTCTTTCCCCAGATTCCAGCTACAGTAACTTGGAACTTGGAGCTGAGGACTACGCCAAGGAGCCACCTTTAGTTCCACCTCATCTACAAATGACTTTGCTTAACGTTCCATCATCTCCCATGGAAATTCTTCCACCTCCTTTATCAAGACCTCAACATGTCGTACTTAACCACCTGTACATGCAGAAGGGAAAGAGTAACCCATCTCTGGTAGCACTCAGTTCAACTAATCGATTCCTGTTCAAATACGTGACAGTGGTACTTTACAAGTCCATACAGAGGTGA
- the LOC101251840 gene encoding trihelix transcription factor GT-2, with product MEPLIDGDGHPPNDITSFADNLAPFPESTNVVYENPSAVIAPPGIHRLPVSPVRKLRPVRFGNGRNYVDMVDSNCDIDEALMTCTSDLGFLSQFSAQNASTVLPMECGFVNSLDENGVAKCSEVGISAVQQMKSELDADCFNLISQSRILETEFSSSSDSESSEPIEEHLNRKRKRGTRKSLKLSLEDMVKKLMDKQEQMHKQLIEMLEKKEEERIIREEAWKQQEVERAKRDVELRAEETSRNLALIAFLENLLGEDFQIPKSSEVTSLVKDEGEVHGQEADIRSDPCNRRWPKLEVQALVSVRTRLDHKFLKGAKGSVWEEVADGLAKMGYIRTAKKCKEKWENINKYYKRTIDSGKTRPKNYRSCPYFHELDSLYKNGLLNQGAGNCVKIETENKNVDPEE from the exons ATGGAACCTCTCATCGACGGCGACGGCCATCCACCAAACGACATCACTTCATTCGCTGATAATCTTGCTCCTTTCCCTGAATCTACTAACGTCGTTTACGAGAATCCATCTGCCGTTATTGCTCCGCCGGGAATCCACCGCCTTCCGGTTTCCCCTGTACGTAAACTCCGACCAGTGCGGTTTGGAAACGGACGAAACTATGTCGATATGGTGGACAGCAACTGTGATATTGACGAAGCTTTGATGACTTGCACCAGTGATTTAGGGTTTTTAAGTCAGTTTTCTGCTCAAAATGCGTCTACGGTGTTGCCCATGGAGTGTGGATTTGTTAATTCTTTGGATGAGAATGGCGTCGCTAAATGCTCTGAGGTGGGGATTTCGGCAGTTCAGCAAATGAAATCGGAGTTAGATGCTGATTGCTTTAATTTGATCTCGCAATCTCGTATTTTGGAGACTGAATTTAg CTCATCTTCTGACAGTGAATCATCCGAGCCTATTGAAGAACATTTAAATAGGAAAAGGAAGAGGGGAACACGGAAGAGTCTTAAATTAAGTCTTGAAGACATGGTAAAGAAGTTGATGGACAAGCAAGAGCAGATGCACAAACAATTAATAGAGATGCTAGAGAAGAAGGAAGAGGAGAGAATCATTCGGGAAGAAGCTTGGAAGCAGCAAGAGGTAGAAAGGGCAAAGCGGGATGTGGAGTTGAGAGCTGAAGAGACATCTAGAAACTTGGCTCTTATTGCTTTCCTTGAGAATCTGTTAGGTGAAGATTTCCAAATTCCAAAATCATCAGAAGTAACAAGTCTCGTTAAAGATGAAGGTGAAGTTCATGGTCAAGAAGCTGACATTAGATCCGATCCATGTAATAGGAGATGGCCAAAACTTGAAGTACAAGCCCTTGTATCAGTTCGTACTCGTTTAGATCACAAGTTTCTTAAAGGAGCTAAAGGATCCGTGTGGGAAGAGGTAGCGGATGGATTGGCTAAGATGGGTTACATTCGAACAGCAAAGAAGTGTAAAGAGAAATGGGAGAACATTAACAAGTACTATAAAAGGACAATCGACAGTGGTAAGACGCGTCCAAAAAACTACAGATCGTGTCCCTATTTCCATGAATTGGACTCACTTTATAAGAACGGACTGCTTAACCAAGGTGCTGGGAATTGTGTCAAGATTGAGACAGAAAATAAGAATGTGGATCCGGAAGAGTAA